The following proteins are co-located in the Hemitrygon akajei chromosome 25, sHemAka1.3, whole genome shotgun sequence genome:
- the LOC140716344 gene encoding protein FosB-like isoform X2 produces MYQGFSGDFDSASRCSSSPSEPQYLSSVDSFSQSIGSPTTAAQECTTGVGEMPGSFVPTLTAITTSQDLQWMVQPTVISSVAQTQTQSHIPPMAQTSMDPYNLPGTSYSTPAMCSYSTGEPSKPTRASRSRRARDETLTAEEEEKRRVRRERNKLAAAKCRNRRRELTDRLQTETDQLEEEKAELQSQIAELHKEKERLEFVLVAHKPACKIPFQDPVSPQPSAAGAEREAVAASSTSGTVAATNPRTL; encoded by the exons ATGTACCAGGGATTCTCAGGCGACTTTGACTCGGCTTCTCGCTGTAGTTCTTCCCCTTCGGAGCCTCAGTACCTGTCATCCGTGGATTCCTTCAGCCAGAGTATTGGCAGCCCCACTACTGCAGCCCAG GAGTGTACCACAGGCGTTGGGGAGATGCCAGGATCCTTTGTACCAACTCTGACTGCCATCACCACCAGTCAGGATCTACAGTGGATGGTTCAGCCAACTGTCATTTCCTCGGTGGCCCAGACTCAGACTCAGTCTCACATTCCCCCTATGGCCCAAACCTCCATGGATCCATATAACCTCCCCGGGACCAGCTATTCCACTCCAGCCATGTGCTCCTACAGCACTGGAGAGCCATCGAAACCCACCCGGGCCAGCCGCTCTCGGAGGGCACGCGATGAAACG CTCACTGCCGAGGAGGAGGAAAAACGCCGCGTTCGCCGGGAAAGAAACAAACTGGCTGCCGCCAAATGTCGGAACCGTCGCCGGGAACTGACCGACCGCCTCCAGACC GAGACGGACCAGTTAGAGGAAGAGAAAGCCGAGCTTCAATCTCAGATCGCCGAGCTGCACAAAGAGAAAGAGCGACTGGAGTTCGTGCTGGTAGCGCACAAACCAGCCTGCAAGATCCCGTTCCAGGACCCTGTCAGTCCGCAGCCCAGCGCCGCCGGTGCCGAG AGGGAAGCAGTTGCGGCCTCGTCCACCAGCGGAACAGTAGCAGCGACCAATCCTCGGACTCTTTGA
- the LOC140716344 gene encoding protein FosB-like isoform X1, whose protein sequence is MYQGFSGDFDSASRCSSSPSEPQYLSSVDSFSQSIGSPTTAAQECTTGVGEMPGSFVPTLTAITTSQDLQWMVQPTVISSVAQTQTQSHIPPMAQTSMDPYNLPGTSYSTPAMCSYSTGEPSKPTRASRSRRARDETLTAEEEEKRRVRRERNKLAAAKCRNRRRELTDRLQTETDQLEEEKAELQSQIAELHKEKERLEFVLVAHKPACKIPFQDPVSPQPSAAGAEVSSLGLPITLDGKEPPLSGSYPSGYQLPAEVPFYPPCETVQSFLSSSPNASYTSSFVFTYPEGSSCGLVHQRNSSSDQSSDSLNSPSLLAL, encoded by the exons ATGTACCAGGGATTCTCAGGCGACTTTGACTCGGCTTCTCGCTGTAGTTCTTCCCCTTCGGAGCCTCAGTACCTGTCATCCGTGGATTCCTTCAGCCAGAGTATTGGCAGCCCCACTACTGCAGCCCAG GAGTGTACCACAGGCGTTGGGGAGATGCCAGGATCCTTTGTACCAACTCTGACTGCCATCACCACCAGTCAGGATCTACAGTGGATGGTTCAGCCAACTGTCATTTCCTCGGTGGCCCAGACTCAGACTCAGTCTCACATTCCCCCTATGGCCCAAACCTCCATGGATCCATATAACCTCCCCGGGACCAGCTATTCCACTCCAGCCATGTGCTCCTACAGCACTGGAGAGCCATCGAAACCCACCCGGGCCAGCCGCTCTCGGAGGGCACGCGATGAAACG CTCACTGCCGAGGAGGAGGAAAAACGCCGCGTTCGCCGGGAAAGAAACAAACTGGCTGCCGCCAAATGTCGGAACCGTCGCCGGGAACTGACCGACCGCCTCCAGACC GAGACGGACCAGTTAGAGGAAGAGAAAGCCGAGCTTCAATCTCAGATCGCCGAGCTGCACAAAGAGAAAGAGCGACTGGAGTTCGTGCTGGTAGCGCACAAACCAGCCTGCAAGATCCCGTTCCAGGACCCTGTCAGTCCGCAGCCCAGCGCCGCCGGTGCCGAGGTGAGCTCTCTCGGATTGCCTATTACACTGGATGGGAAGGAGCCCCCATTGTCCGGGAGCTACCCGTCGGGCTATCAGCTGCCGGCGGAGGTACCCTTCTATCCGCCCTGTGAGACTGTCCAGTCCTTTTTGAGTAGTAGCCCCAACGCCTCATACACCTCTTCATTTGTGTTCACCTACCCAGAGGGAAGCAGTTGCGGCCTCGTCCACCAGCGGAACAGTAGCAGCGACCAATCCTCGGACTCTTTGAACTCGCCATCGCTGCTGGCTCTGTAA
- the LOC140716344 gene encoding protein FosB-like isoform X3 produces MYQGFSGDFDSASRCSSSPSEPQYLSSVDSFSQSIGSPTTAAQLTAEEEEKRRVRRERNKLAAAKCRNRRRELTDRLQTETDQLEEEKAELQSQIAELHKEKERLEFVLVAHKPACKIPFQDPVSPQPSAAGAEVSSLGLPITLDGKEPPLSGSYPSGYQLPAEVPFYPPCETVQSFLSSSPNASYTSSFVFTYPEGSSCGLVHQRNSSSDQSSDSLNSPSLLAL; encoded by the exons ATGTACCAGGGATTCTCAGGCGACTTTGACTCGGCTTCTCGCTGTAGTTCTTCCCCTTCGGAGCCTCAGTACCTGTCATCCGTGGATTCCTTCAGCCAGAGTATTGGCAGCCCCACTACTGCAGCCCAG CTCACTGCCGAGGAGGAGGAAAAACGCCGCGTTCGCCGGGAAAGAAACAAACTGGCTGCCGCCAAATGTCGGAACCGTCGCCGGGAACTGACCGACCGCCTCCAGACC GAGACGGACCAGTTAGAGGAAGAGAAAGCCGAGCTTCAATCTCAGATCGCCGAGCTGCACAAAGAGAAAGAGCGACTGGAGTTCGTGCTGGTAGCGCACAAACCAGCCTGCAAGATCCCGTTCCAGGACCCTGTCAGTCCGCAGCCCAGCGCCGCCGGTGCCGAGGTGAGCTCTCTCGGATTGCCTATTACACTGGATGGGAAGGAGCCCCCATTGTCCGGGAGCTACCCGTCGGGCTATCAGCTGCCGGCGGAGGTACCCTTCTATCCGCCCTGTGAGACTGTCCAGTCCTTTTTGAGTAGTAGCCCCAACGCCTCATACACCTCTTCATTTGTGTTCACCTACCCAGAGGGAAGCAGTTGCGGCCTCGTCCACCAGCGGAACAGTAGCAGCGACCAATCCTCGGACTCTTTGAACTCGCCATCGCTGCTGGCTCTGTAA